A genomic segment from Bacillus cereus G9842 encodes:
- the ppsA gene encoding phosphoenolpyruvate synthase has translation MSSFVLDFQEIENTYLSLVGGKGLNLGELSNIQGIQVPEGFCVTTIGYEKAIEQNEGLQILLQQLTMLKIEERDQICEISKKIREVIMAVEIPVDVVESVAHHLSRFGDEHAYAVRSSATAEDLPYASFAGQQDTYLNIIGKESILQHIKKCWASLFTDRAVIYRMQNVFDHNQVSICVVVQKMVFPVASGILFTADPITSNRKVLSIDASFGLGEALVSGLVSADNYKVKEDEIVGKVIATKKLAIYGRKEGGTETKKIAPNQQKVQTLTEQQILQLARIGRQIEVYFGCPQDIEWCLVDDTFYIVQSRPITTLYPIPGVNDGENHVYISVGHQQMMTDAMKPLGLSFFLLTTSAPMRKAGGRLFVDATQQLALPASRDYLINTLGKSDPLVRDALTTIIERDDFIQLLPDDEKGKSASKSKQPASSQTEIENNTAIVTNLIQNSQESIEELKRNMQTKSGVDVFDFILQDIQQLKKVLFNPQSIAVIMAGMNASTWMNEKMEQWLGEKNAADTLSQSVQNNITSEMGLALLDVADVIRPYPEVIAYLQHVEDDSFLDELVQFKGGEKVRDAIEAFLSKYGMRCSGEIDITKTRWSEKPTIIIPMILNNIRDFEAGASKRKFEEGLQEALKKEEELVDRLQDLPDGKQKVEETKRMIRNIRNCIGYREYPKYGMINRYFIYKQALLKEAKQLVQSGVIHEVDDIYYLTFEELHEVVRTNKLDYELIHKQKNEYKLYEKLTPPRVMTSDGEIITGKYKRENLPAEAIVGLPVSSGVIEGRARVILNMEDANLEEGDILVTAFTDPGWTPLFVSIKGLVTEVGGLMTHGAVIAREYGLPAVVGVENATKRIKDGQRIRIHGTEGYIEVL, from the coding sequence ATGAGTTCTTTCGTTCTCGATTTTCAGGAAATAGAAAACACGTACCTTTCACTTGTCGGTGGAAAAGGTTTGAATTTAGGGGAGTTATCCAACATTCAAGGGATACAAGTGCCAGAAGGATTTTGTGTTACAACGATAGGGTATGAAAAGGCCATCGAGCAAAATGAAGGGCTTCAAATTTTGTTGCAGCAGCTAACGATGCTAAAAATTGAGGAACGAGATCAAATTTGTGAAATTAGTAAGAAGATTAGAGAAGTCATTATGGCGGTGGAAATTCCAGTTGATGTAGTGGAATCAGTAGCTCATCATCTCTCTCGCTTTGGCGATGAACATGCGTATGCAGTGCGTTCGAGTGCTACTGCTGAAGATTTACCATATGCCTCGTTTGCTGGTCAACAAGATACGTATTTAAATATTATTGGAAAAGAAAGCATTTTGCAGCATATTAAAAAATGCTGGGCTTCTTTATTTACAGATCGAGCGGTTATATACCGAATGCAAAACGTTTTTGATCATAATCAAGTTTCTATATGTGTTGTCGTTCAAAAAATGGTTTTCCCTGTGGCTTCAGGGATTTTATTTACTGCCGATCCGATTACTTCGAATAGGAAGGTGTTGTCAATCGATGCCAGCTTTGGACTTGGCGAGGCGCTAGTATCTGGATTGGTTTCTGCCGATAATTATAAGGTAAAAGAAGATGAAATCGTCGGAAAGGTCATCGCAACGAAAAAATTAGCCATCTATGGACGAAAAGAAGGCGGAACAGAGACAAAGAAAATTGCTCCTAATCAGCAAAAAGTTCAAACACTTACTGAACAACAAATTTTACAACTAGCACGCATCGGAAGACAAATCGAAGTTTATTTTGGTTGTCCGCAAGATATTGAATGGTGTTTAGTTGATGATACATTTTATATAGTCCAAAGCAGGCCGATTACGACTTTATATCCAATTCCAGGAGTAAATGATGGGGAAAATCATGTGTATATATCGGTTGGTCACCAACAAATGATGACCGATGCGATGAAACCACTTGGGTTATCTTTTTTCTTGTTAACGACTAGTGCACCTATGCGTAAAGCGGGAGGCAGGTTATTTGTTGATGCTACGCAACAATTAGCTTTACCTGCTAGCAGAGATTACTTAATAAACACTTTAGGAAAATCGGATCCACTCGTAAGAGATGCATTAACGACTATAATCGAGCGAGATGATTTTATTCAATTGTTACCGGATGATGAAAAAGGAAAGAGTGCTAGTAAAAGTAAGCAACCTGCAAGTTCGCAAACAGAAATCGAAAATAATACGGCAATCGTTACGAATTTAATACAGAATAGTCAAGAATCAATCGAAGAGTTAAAACGAAACATGCAAACGAAATCAGGTGTGGATGTATTTGATTTTATTTTGCAAGACATCCAGCAATTAAAGAAAGTATTATTTAACCCGCAAAGTATAGCTGTTATTATGGCTGGTATGAATGCTTCAACATGGATGAATGAAAAGATGGAGCAATGGCTAGGTGAAAAAAATGCAGCAGATACACTTTCTCAATCCGTACAAAATAATATTACTTCAGAAATGGGTTTAGCATTATTAGATGTTGCAGATGTGATTCGGCCGTATCCAGAAGTCATTGCGTATTTACAGCATGTAGAAGATGACAGCTTTTTAGATGAATTAGTTCAGTTTAAAGGCGGGGAAAAAGTTCGGGATGCAATCGAGGCGTTTCTAAGCAAATATGGAATGAGATGCAGCGGAGAAATCGACATTACGAAAACGCGCTGGAGTGAAAAGCCAACAATCATTATCCCGATGATTTTAAATAATATAAGAGACTTTGAAGCTGGCGCTAGTAAGCGAAAGTTTGAAGAAGGACTACAGGAAGCTTTGAAAAAAGAAGAAGAGTTAGTAGATCGATTACAAGACTTGCCGGATGGAAAACAAAAAGTAGAAGAAACGAAGCGAATGATTCGCAACATCCGTAATTGTATCGGTTATCGTGAATATCCAAAATACGGCATGATTAATCGTTATTTTATATATAAGCAGGCGTTATTGAAAGAAGCTAAGCAACTTGTGCAGAGCGGGGTCATTCATGAAGTCGATGATATATACTACTTAACTTTTGAAGAACTTCACGAAGTCGTCCGCACAAATAAACTAGATTACGAGCTTATTCATAAGCAAAAAAATGAGTACAAATTATATGAAAAACTAACGCCGCCGCGAGTTATGACGTCTGATGGAGAAATCATTACAGGTAAATATAAACGAGAAAATCTCCCAGCTGAAGCAATAGTAGGTTTGCCTGTTTCTTCTGGAGTGATTGAGGGGAGAGCACGCGTTATTTTAAATATGGAAGACGCGAATTTGGAAGAGGGAGATATATTAGTTACGGCATTTACCGATCCTGGCTGGACACCTTTGTTTGTTTCTATAAAAGGGTTAGTAACAGAAGTCGGTGGGCTTATGACGCACGGAGCAGTAATTGCACGTGAGTATGGATTACCAGCAGTCGTCGGAGTAGAGAATGCTACGAAACGAATAAAAGACGGTCAACGAATTCGGATACATGGAACAGAAGGGTATATTGAAGTGTTGTAA
- a CDS encoding manganese catalase family protein, which translates to MFYYKEEIINMIKPDKPDPAAAKVLQEILGGHYGEMRTMMQYFFQSSNFRGKEKQYRDLLRGVFLEEISHVELVQHTINQLLTGSGEPTPGNAGIDKAPLDEAVKHANPHHFIVGAQSSLPVDAAGNPWNGSWVYSHGNLISDLLDNVVLESTGVLQKTRIYEMSSNQTFRETLAFLIVRDNAHQNAFAKALETLGVEWGKLFPVPNYDINKYPECRKYVDMGFHNAQFNFSLDPTRMGEIFQGESPSRNKGTLAVTDPPKGFPVPELPEMPNEHSPGLKDMGL; encoded by the coding sequence ATGTTTTATTATAAAGAGGAAATAATTAATATGATTAAGCCGGATAAACCAGACCCAGCTGCTGCAAAAGTTTTACAAGAAATATTAGGCGGGCATTATGGGGAAATGCGTACAATGATGCAATATTTCTTCCAAAGCTCAAATTTTAGAGGTAAAGAGAAGCAATATCGCGATTTACTTCGAGGTGTTTTTTTAGAGGAAATAAGCCATGTAGAACTTGTACAACATACAATTAATCAGCTACTAACTGGATCTGGTGAACCTACGCCAGGAAATGCTGGTATTGACAAAGCACCGCTTGATGAAGCGGTTAAACATGCAAACCCTCACCACTTTATTGTAGGTGCTCAAAGTTCATTGCCTGTTGATGCGGCTGGAAATCCGTGGAATGGATCTTGGGTATATAGTCATGGAAACTTAATTAGCGATTTACTAGATAATGTCGTACTTGAATCTACAGGCGTACTTCAAAAGACTAGAATTTATGAAATGAGTTCTAATCAAACATTTAGAGAAACTCTTGCATTTTTAATTGTACGTGATAATGCACATCAAAATGCTTTCGCAAAAGCTTTAGAGACATTGGGTGTTGAATGGGGAAAACTCTTCCCTGTGCCGAACTATGATATTAATAAATACCCAGAGTGCAGAAAGTATGTAGACATGGGATTCCATAACGCACAATTTAATTTTAGCTTAGATCCAACAAGAATGGGAGAAATATTCCAAGGTGAATCACCAAGTAGAAACAAAGGAACATTAGCAGTAACTGACCCGCCAAAAGGTTTTCCTGTACCAGAACTTCCTGAAATGCCAAATGAGCATAGTCCTGGATTAAAAGATATGGGTCTTTAA
- a CDS encoding ferritin-like domain-containing protein — MYNSNYYDWYRQNDKLISDIEKAINGEYSAISCYAKLANMAPNQVEQKQILEIRNDEIKHFHNFVQIYTSLTGRQPKPQITEDCPNTYLQGLEFAIQDEQKTVDFYLEISDETSDAHLKELLRRIAADEQNHAVWFLYYFVKSK; from the coding sequence ATGTATAATTCGAATTATTATGATTGGTATAGACAAAATGATAAGTTGATTAGTGATATTGAAAAAGCTATAAACGGAGAGTATAGCGCTATAAGCTGCTATGCAAAATTAGCGAATATGGCTCCAAATCAAGTAGAACAAAAACAAATTCTTGAAATTCGTAATGATGAAATAAAGCATTTCCACAACTTTGTACAAATTTATACGAGTTTAACTGGTAGGCAGCCAAAACCGCAAATTACTGAAGACTGCCCAAATACGTATTTACAAGGATTAGAGTTCGCTATACAAGATGAACAAAAAACAGTAGATTTTTATTTGGAAATTTCAGATGAGACATCGGATGCACATCTGAAAGAGTTGTTGCGGAGAATAGCTGCGGATGAACAAAATCATGCAGTATGGTTTTTATATTACTTCGTGAAGTCGAAGTGA
- a CDS encoding YhgE/Pip domain-containing protein: protein MFKNKLLFLSPVIALLVVFIFSLTLFPTVQPQPKNLPIAIVNEDQGVEIPNQPKMNMGQTIVDTVKKSSKSDEEPAVKWVEVKNKEAVQKGLNNKEYYAALVIPKEFSAKQASLRTPQPSSPEIEIYINQGMNTAASTMVGQILQAIVDNMNNNVRTQILEGLKTKGATVTTDQAEKLVTPIVKNVKNVNEVGKNSANGNSPISLFQPLWIASLASAAIIFIAISKMPVSSRKENFLLKVKQIVTGAIATLVIGFGLTWIADGMVGLNISNFTDTALFLSITSFSFFLMISAVLSLVGLKGIGLFALLLFFGAPLLSLAPEMLSPFYQDWVYSWLPMKFMIEGLREIFFFGKGLSWNTPVTVLVWIGIVSMVTILATTFKRSVVKGHKTELNA, encoded by the coding sequence ATGTTTAAAAATAAACTTTTATTTTTATCACCAGTTATTGCACTGCTTGTTGTTTTTATTTTTTCATTAACGTTATTTCCAACTGTTCAACCGCAGCCGAAAAACTTGCCAATTGCAATTGTAAATGAGGATCAAGGTGTAGAAATTCCAAATCAACCGAAAATGAATATGGGGCAAACAATTGTTGATACGGTGAAAAAATCATCGAAATCAGATGAAGAACCTGCGGTAAAGTGGGTAGAAGTGAAGAATAAGGAAGCAGTTCAAAAAGGGCTAAATAATAAAGAGTATTATGCAGCGTTAGTCATTCCGAAAGAATTTAGTGCAAAACAAGCATCGTTACGAACACCACAGCCATCTTCACCTGAGATAGAAATATATATTAATCAAGGAATGAATACGGCTGCATCAACTATGGTAGGGCAAATATTACAGGCGATCGTTGATAATATGAACAATAATGTCCGTACACAAATATTAGAAGGGTTGAAAACAAAAGGAGCTACTGTAACAACAGACCAAGCTGAGAAATTAGTAACACCTATTGTAAAGAACGTGAAAAATGTGAATGAGGTCGGCAAAAATAGTGCGAACGGTAACTCACCAATATCATTGTTCCAACCGTTATGGATTGCAAGTTTAGCTAGTGCAGCGATTATTTTTATTGCGATTAGTAAAATGCCAGTAAGCTCAAGAAAAGAAAACTTTCTGTTAAAAGTAAAACAAATCGTAACAGGAGCTATTGCGACACTTGTAATTGGGTTTGGTCTTACATGGATTGCAGATGGGATGGTAGGGTTAAATATTTCGAACTTCACGGATACAGCTCTATTCTTATCTATTACTTCTTTTAGTTTCTTCTTAATGATATCTGCGGTACTTTCATTAGTTGGGCTAAAAGGAATCGGTTTATTCGCTTTATTACTATTCTTCGGGGCGCCGTTATTATCGTTAGCACCTGAGATGTTGTCTCCGTTTTATCAAGACTGGGTTTACTCATGGTTACCAATGAAATTTATGATTGAAGGCCTAAGAGAAATCTTCTTCTTCGGAAAAGGATTAAGCTGGAATACACCTGTTACTGTACTCGTTTGGATTGGTATAGTAAGTATGGTTACTATATTAGCAACTACATTCAAACGTAGTGTAGTAAAAGGGCATAAAACAGAATTGAACGCTTAA
- a CDS encoding GNAT family N-acetyltransferase, which produces MPSLFKPMAFQLKTERLELSMWEESDSVWLSKLIGERGVDIPAVDSVRNRLIEMRKKAEENGISLLTIRRRNEGDFIGYCGLIIGRSTLEEPEIAYELFRSAHGKGYATEAASVILDAAIATGRHRLWSTVGAWNIASLRVLEKIGFKRHHSTWDDERGEIVWNVRDF; this is translated from the coding sequence ATGCCATCTTTATTTAAACCTATGGCCTTCCAGCTGAAAACCGAAAGACTTGAGCTTAGTATGTGGGAGGAATCCGATTCCGTTTGGCTGAGCAAATTAATTGGCGAACGTGGTGTGGACATTCCAGCCGTTGATTCCGTTCGTAACCGGCTCATTGAGATGCGCAAGAAGGCAGAGGAAAATGGCATTTCCCTTCTCACTATTCGAAGGCGCAATGAAGGCGATTTCATCGGATACTGCGGCTTAATTATCGGTCGTTCCACACTTGAAGAGCCGGAGATTGCATACGAGTTGTTCCGCAGCGCCCATGGTAAAGGTTATGCAACTGAGGCGGCATCCGTTATACTGGACGCTGCGATTGCTACTGGGCGCCATAGACTTTGGTCGACTGTAGGCGCTTGGAATATCGCTTCACTCCGGGTACTAGAAAAGATAGGATTTAAGCGTCATCACAGTACGTGGGATGATGAACGTGGTGAGATTGTTTGGAACGTACGCGATTTTTAG
- a CDS encoding YndM family protein, producing MKHIVALLIKYTAITAVLLIVLSIFQGISIPRVLLISLFLTGAAYLIGDLFILPKYGNMIATIADFGLTFFGIWLLTYLFTNLDTTRNIGLSSFIAALIIGGTEIFFHIYMKRLVLRNDDELRNHKHIHHDKYAMEMSDEYMDSSTINKSKIGDTSKK from the coding sequence ATGAAACATATTGTTGCTTTATTAATTAAATACACAGCGATAACTGCAGTATTACTTATCGTACTCAGTATCTTTCAAGGCATTTCAATTCCTAGAGTATTACTCATTTCTCTTTTCTTAACAGGGGCTGCCTATTTAATCGGCGATCTCTTCATTTTACCTAAATACGGAAATATGATTGCTACAATTGCAGATTTCGGCTTAACTTTTTTCGGAATTTGGTTACTAACATACTTATTCACTAATTTAGACACTACTCGTAATATTGGACTTTCTTCATTTATAGCCGCTTTAATTATTGGTGGAACAGAAATTTTCTTCCACATTTATATGAAGAGACTAGTGCTGCGTAACGACGATGAATTAAGAAATCACAAGCATATTCATCATGATAAATATGCTATGGAAATGTCAGATGAATATATGGATTCTTCTACAATAAATAAATCCAAAATTGGGGATACATCTAAAAAATAA
- a CDS encoding TetR/AcrR family transcriptional regulator — protein sequence MRDSNLDLRVVRTKTAIRNALVELIEEKGFDAITVKDITTKANINRGTFYAHYQDKFDLMTKCQEDIMYEFSKIAKQKFPEVIADLGTNPSPTMPFILITSILEFLNENSDFMRAVLSPNGDLSFQTKLKDFMWKTLFEDTNGPLINKENLLVPSEYLTSYMASAHIGVIQQWLNNGQKETPEEIARFLSTIAVHGPFYAAGLKK from the coding sequence TTGCGCGATAGCAATTTAGATTTGCGTGTTGTTCGTACGAAAACCGCCATACGAAATGCATTGGTGGAGCTAATTGAAGAAAAAGGTTTTGACGCCATTACAGTGAAAGATATTACTACGAAAGCAAACATTAATCGCGGTACTTTCTATGCGCACTATCAAGATAAATTTGATTTAATGACAAAATGCCAAGAAGACATTATGTACGAGTTTTCTAAAATTGCCAAACAGAAATTCCCGGAAGTTATTGCTGATCTTGGAACAAATCCTTCTCCAACAATGCCATTTATACTTATCACTTCTATTCTTGAATTTCTAAATGAAAATAGTGATTTTATGAGAGCTGTGCTTAGCCCAAATGGAGATTTATCTTTCCAAACAAAACTGAAAGATTTTATGTGGAAAACATTATTTGAAGATACGAATGGTCCTCTCATTAATAAGGAAAATTTACTTGTTCCAAGCGAATACTTAACTTCTTATATGGCATCTGCACATATAGGTGTCATACAGCAATGGTTAAATAATGGACAAAAAGAAACACCTGAGGAGATTGCTCGCTTTTTATCAACTATTGCAGTTCATGGACCTTTTTATGCGGCTGGTTTAAAGAAATAA
- a CDS encoding zinc-dependent alcohol dehydrogenase yields MKAVTYQGPNQVQVKQVDDAKLEKKDDIIVRITSTAICGSDLHLYQGNMPLPQGYIIGHEPMGIVEEVGPDVTKVKKGDRVVIPFNVSCGHCFYCQHEMESQCDNSNPHYDSGGYFGYTEKFGNHPGGQAEYLKVPFGNFTPFVIPESCDLEDESLLFLSDVLPTAYWSVINAGVKPGDTVIVLGCGPVGLMTQKFAWMQGAKRVIAVDYLDYRMNYAKKINNVEVFEFTKFPDMGEHLKEITHGGADVVIDCVGMDGKKSPLEFLEQKLKLQGGTLGPIQIATKAVRKYGTVQMTGVYGGNYNAFPLGAFWVRNINLKMGQAPVIHFMPELFKKITNKEFDPKEIITHKIPLEEASYGYQIFNNREDDCIKVILKP; encoded by the coding sequence ATGAAAGCTGTAACCTATCAAGGACCAAATCAAGTACAAGTTAAACAAGTTGATGATGCAAAGTTAGAGAAAAAAGATGATATTATTGTAAGAATTACTTCAACCGCTATTTGCGGTTCTGATTTACATTTATATCAAGGTAACATGCCCTTACCTCAAGGATACATTATCGGCCATGAACCAATGGGAATCGTTGAAGAAGTCGGGCCAGATGTCACTAAAGTGAAAAAAGGCGATCGTGTTGTCATCCCCTTCAACGTTTCTTGTGGACATTGTTTCTATTGCCAACATGAAATGGAAAGTCAATGTGATAACTCAAACCCTCATTACGATTCTGGTGGATACTTTGGTTATACGGAGAAATTTGGTAATCATCCAGGCGGACAAGCAGAATATTTAAAAGTTCCTTTTGGAAATTTCACTCCATTTGTTATACCGGAATCATGCGATCTTGAAGATGAATCCCTACTATTTTTATCAGATGTTTTACCAACAGCCTATTGGAGTGTAATAAACGCAGGCGTTAAACCAGGTGATACCGTTATCGTCCTTGGTTGTGGACCTGTTGGATTAATGACACAAAAATTTGCCTGGATGCAAGGTGCTAAGCGCGTAATAGCAGTGGATTACTTAGATTATCGAATGAATTACGCAAAAAAGATTAACAATGTTGAGGTATTTGAGTTTACAAAATTTCCAGATATGGGAGAACATTTAAAGGAAATTACACATGGCGGTGCCGATGTAGTCATTGATTGCGTGGGAATGGATGGAAAAAAATCGCCTCTAGAATTTCTGGAACAAAAATTGAAACTACAAGGCGGAACTCTCGGCCCTATTCAAATCGCTACGAAAGCCGTAAGGAAATATGGAACGGTTCAAATGACTGGCGTTTATGGTGGCAATTATAATGCATTTCCACTCGGGGCATTTTGGGTTAGAAATATTAATCTTAAAATGGGACAAGCACCTGTCATTCATTTTATGCCGGAACTATTTAAAAAAATAACAAATAAAGAATTTGATCCAAAAGAGATTATTACACACAAAATCCCCCTTGAAGAAGCGAGCTACGGTTATCAAATTTTTAATAATCGTGAAGATGATTGTATAAAAGTCATTCTGAAGCCTTGA
- the sasP gene encoding small acid-soluble spore protein, SasP family, giving the protein MANNNSGSRNELLVGGAEQALDQMKYEIAQEFGVQLGADTTARSNGSVGGEITKRLVAMAEQQLGGRANR; this is encoded by the coding sequence ATGGCAAACAATAATAGTGGAAGTCGTAATGAATTGTTAGTTGGAGGTGCTGAACAGGCCCTTGATCAAATGAAATATGAAATTGCACAAGAGTTTGGTGTACAACTTGGTGCAGATACAACAGCTCGTTCAAACGGATCTGTTGGTGGTGAAATTACAAAACGTTTAGTAGCAATGGCTGAACAACAACTTGGTGGTAGAGCTAACCGCTAA
- a CDS encoding MBL fold metallo-hydrolase: MDNEMNYGSDYKFIPATSIESGHGIEVLPDLFCYTIQIVNICFAGNPETNDFVLVDAGMPKCANKIISIAEDRFGTNSRPKAIILTHGHFDHVGGIIELIKYWDVPVYAHQMEIPFLTGQQSYPEPDPTVEGGMVAKMSPLFPNEPIDLGNNVKALPTDGTVPHMPEFRWIHTPGHTPGHISLFREKERTLIAGDAFVTVKQEYLYKVITQEQEISGPPRYLTTDWKAAKESVIKLEKLKPLTAVTGHGIPMSGELLSTSLKTLVQEFDKIALPDYGKYVD; encoded by the coding sequence TTGGACAATGAAATGAATTATGGAAGTGATTACAAGTTTATTCCAGCAACTTCAATTGAAAGTGGTCATGGCATTGAAGTATTGCCTGATTTATTTTGTTACACGATTCAAATCGTCAATATATGCTTTGCTGGAAATCCTGAGACCAATGATTTTGTTTTAGTTGATGCTGGAATGCCTAAATGTGCAAATAAAATTATCTCTATCGCTGAGGATCGATTTGGTACCAATAGTCGCCCAAAAGCCATTATTTTAACTCACGGCCATTTTGATCATGTTGGGGGAATAATTGAACTCATCAAGTATTGGGATGTTCCCGTCTATGCACATCAGATGGAGATACCGTTCCTGACCGGACAACAAAGCTATCCAGAACCAGACCCTACAGTTGAAGGTGGTATGGTAGCAAAAATGTCTCCTCTGTTCCCAAACGAACCAATTGACTTAGGAAATAACGTAAAAGCGCTACCTACCGATGGAACTGTTCCCCATATGCCAGAGTTTAGATGGATTCATACACCAGGACATACTCCAGGGCATATTTCATTATTCCGAGAAAAAGAACGAACTTTAATTGCTGGGGACGCTTTTGTTACAGTGAAACAGGAGTATCTGTATAAAGTAATAACTCAAGAACAGGAAATAAGCGGTCCGCCTCGTTATTTAACAACAGACTGGAAAGCCGCTAAAGAGTCAGTTATTAAGCTAGAGAAGTTAAAGCCTCTAACCGCTGTTACTGGACATGGGATACCGATGTCGGGTGAATTGCTATCAACAAGCCTCAAAACACTCGTTCAAGAATTTGATAAAATCGCTTTACCCGATTATGGAAAATATGTAGACTAA
- a CDS encoding DUF3231 family protein, which translates to MGILSGNPQNEPLHYGEVFDIWSYLLAAQGGIASHQVFMNHTGDEDLKKFLESLIENDMNSEIEELKTLLKVNGVALPPAPPERPVASIEDIPPGARINDAEIAAAVSTGLAAGLVTCSQVMGKCLREDVGMLFGQFHMKKAQAGVTLLRLSKKKGWVVPPPLHVRNSDQA; encoded by the coding sequence ATGGGTATTTTAAGTGGAAATCCTCAAAATGAACCGTTACATTACGGAGAAGTATTTGATATTTGGAGTTATCTTCTAGCTGCACAAGGTGGAATCGCAAGCCATCAAGTGTTTATGAATCACACAGGTGACGAAGATTTGAAGAAGTTTTTAGAAAGCTTAATTGAAAATGATATGAACTCGGAAATAGAAGAGTTAAAAACTCTTTTAAAGGTTAATGGCGTAGCTTTACCGCCTGCTCCTCCAGAACGACCAGTTGCATCTATCGAAGACATTCCCCCAGGGGCACGTATTAATGATGCTGAAATAGCAGCAGCTGTTTCTACAGGATTAGCAGCTGGACTTGTGACATGTAGTCAAGTGATGGGAAAATGTCTTCGAGAAGATGTAGGGATGTTATTCGGACAATTTCATATGAAAAAAGCGCAAGCAGGTGTAACTTTGCTGCGTTTAAGTAAGAAAAAAGGGTGGGTAGTTCCACCACCGTTACATGTAAGAAACTCTGATCAAGCTTAA